In Paenibacillus protaetiae, the genomic stretch CCCGAGAAGCTGATCGCCGAAGGACGGGCAGGCTCTGTTCTTGGCGCTTTCGACATTAACCGGGTGTTCGAGCTGCAAAAGATCGCCGTCGAGCAGTCGCCGCTTGGCATTCCGCTGCTTTTTAACGGCGATATTATCCATGGCGCCCAGACGATATTCCCGGTCCCGTTAGCCTGGTCCTGCAGCTGGGATATGGAAGCGATCCGTGAAGCCTGTGCCATTGCCGCGAAGGAAGCAAGCGCGTCCGGACTGATGTATAACCATGGCCCTATGATTGATATTACGCGTGACCCGCGCTGGGGAAGAGTAGTGGAAGGCGCCGGCGAAGATCCGTATTTGGGTTCCCTGATCGCAAAAGCGCAGGTAGAAGGGTTTCAGGGCAGCTCCCTGCTTCATGAAGAGACGATGATCGCCTGCCTGAAGCATTTTATCGGCTACGGGGCGGCAGAAGGCGGACGCGATTACAACACGGTAGATCTTTCGGAAGGCATCCTGCGTAATGTTTATTTGCCGCCGTTCCAAGCCGGAATCGAAGCGGGAGCCGGTTCGGTAATGAACGCCTTTAATATTTACCAGGGCGTTCCTGTCGCAGCCAGCGCCGAGCTGCTTAAAGGGCTGCTTCGGGATGAGCTTGGCTTTGACGGCATCCTGATTTCAGATTACGGGGCGGTTGACGAGATCGTACAGCACGGCTACGCCAAAGACGCCAAGGAAGCCGCCCGCCTTGCGGTGAACGCTTCGATGGATATGGAGATGGTTACCCGCGCGTTCGATTCTATTCCCGAGCTGCTTCATGAAGGGAAGCTTACCGAGGCGCAGCTGGATGAGGCGGTCCGCCGCATTGTGACTTACAAGTACAAAACGGGATTGATGGACGATCCGTTCCGCTACATCCGCCCGGAGAAGGAACGCGAATATCATTTCAGTGCAGACCATTTGCAGTCGAGTCTTGAGCTTGCCCGCAAGTCAATCGTATTGCTGAAAAATGACGGCGTGCTTCCGCTTGCCCGCAACGCCGGCAAAATCGCGCTGATCGGACCGTTTGCAGACAGCAAGGATTTGCTTGGCCCGTGGCAGTTTTCCCGTTACGGGCATGAGACGGTTACGCTTTACGAAGGGCTGCAGGCGAAAGGCTTCACGGAAGACCGCCTGTTATACGCTGCAGGCTGCGGGGTGAATTCCGCACTGGAAGGCGGCATTAAAGCAGCTGTGGAGCAAGCGAAGCAAGCCGAGCTGGTTGTGCTTGCGCTGGGAGAGGGCAGTGAGATGTCCGGCGAAGCGGCATCCCGCATGAGCTTGGAGCTGCCGGCTGTACAGCGCGAGCTTGCCGAAGCGGTTATATCCGCCGGCAAACCGGTTGTTCTTGTGCTGACGAGCGGACGCCCTCTTGTATTGGACTGGTTTGAACGGCATGCGAATGCCATAGTGGAAACCTGGTTCCTTGGCTCCCAAGCCGGTCATGCGATTGCGGATGTGCTTCTCGGGCAATACAATCCTTCCGGCCGGCTGACCATGAGCTTTCCTGCACAGACGGGGCAGGTGCCGGTTTATTATAATCAATTCCGGACCGGCCGGCCGCAGACCGCTGCCAATGCCTCCGAGAAATACATCAGCAAATATTTGGACGGCCCGAACGAGCCGCTGTATCCGTTTGGCTACGGGCTTAGCTATACTTCGTTTGAATACAGCGGGTTGTCGCTGGATCAAAACCAAATCAAACCGGGCGAGACGCTTCGTGCAAGCGTTACGGTTAAAAATGCCGGCACGCAGACGGGCGAAGAAACGGTGCAGCTGTACATTCAGGATGTTTACGGCAGCATTGTCCGGCCGGTAAAGGAGCTGAAGGGCTTCGCGAAAGCGGTGCTGGAAGCCGGAGAAAGCCGGCAGATCGTGTTCGAAATCAGCAGCTCCGATCTGGCATTCTGGACTCCGGCCGGCGGATATGTAACCGAACCGGGTGATTTCCGCGTCATGATCGGCTCGAACAGCAGGGATGTCCAGACCGCATCGTTTGAATTAATCCAACCATAAAGCAAGGAGATGAAGATATGAGCGGGACGAGAGACATGAAGGCGATTATTGCGCAGATGACATTGGAGGAGAAGGCCAGCTTGTGTGCGGGAGCAGATACATGGAACACCCGCAGCATCGAACGGCTTGGCATTCCGTCCATCATGATGACGGATGGCCCGCATGGCCTGCGCAAGCAGCAGGGGTCGGCAGATCATCTGGGGTTGTTCAACAGCGTTCCGGCAACCTGCTTTCCTTCGGCTGCCGGCGCAGCCAGCTCATGGAACCGCCAATTGATCCGGCAAATGGGCGAAGCGCTAGGCCGCGAATGCCAGGCGGAGAATGTTGGCGTGCTGCTTGGCCCTGGCGTCAATATTAAACGTTCGCCGTTATGCGGGCGAAACTTTGAATATTTTTCCGAAGATCCGTATTTATCATCGGAGATAGCGGCTCATCATATAGCCGGGGTACAAAGCCAAGGGGTTGGCACGTCGCTTAAACATTTTGCAGCCAACAACCAGGAGCACCGCCGCATGACCTCCGATTCCATCGTTGACGAACGGACGCTGCGGGAAATTTATCTGGCCAGCTTTGAGGGTGCTGTCAAGCAAGCCCAGCCATGGACCGTCATGTCTGCCTATAACAAAGTGAACGGTACGTTCGCGTCCGAGAACGAGGAGCTGCTGACGGACATTCTGAAAGGCGAGTGGGGCCATGAAGGACTGGTCGTGTCCGACTGGGGCGCTGTGAACGAGCGGGCCAAAGGGCTCGCTGCGGGATTGGAATTAGAGATGCCTTCAAGCCACGGCGAAGGCGAAAGGCAGATCGTCGAGGCGGTGACAGGCGGCCAGCTGTCCGAAAGCAAGCTGAATGAAGCGGTTGAACGGATATTGGGCGTTGTCTTTAAGGCCGCCGACAACCGCCGCCCGGAAACCGTTGTAGATCCGGAGAAGCATCATCAGCTTGCGCGCGAAATCGCTCGCGAAAGTATGGTTTTGCTGAAAAACGAAGACGGGATATTGCCTCTTGCCAAAGCCGGAACTATAGCTGTGCTTGGCGCGATGGCGCAGGAGCCCCGGTATCAAGGCAGCGGCAGCTCGCAAATTCGCCCAACCCGGCTTGATTCTATACGGGGAGAGCTGGAGAAATCGGCGGGACCGGCAGCGAAACTGGTGTATGCGCAGGGCTATGAGCTGGATGGAGAGGAACCGGATGAAGCATTGACCGATGAAGCGTTGCGCGCAGCTTCGGAATCGTCCGTAACGATTCTGTTCGCAGGCCTTCCGCGCCGCTATGAATCGGAAGGCTTCGACCGCCAGCATTTGCGGATGCCGCAAAATCAGGTTGCACTGATCCAAAGAGTGGCAGCTGTGCAGCCGAATCTTGTAGTCGTGCTCAGCAACGGCGCCCCGGTTGAGATGCCTTGGCTGGCTTCCGCCAAAGGAGTGCTGGAAGCTTATCTCGGCGGCCAGGCGCTTGGCGGAGCGGTCGCCGATCTGTTGTTTGGCGATGCCAATCCGTCCGGAAAGCTGGCTGAAACTTTCCCGGCGAAGCTGAGCGACAATCCTTCGTATCTCTTTTTCCCCGGCGAAGGCAATAAAGTCGAATACCGGGAAGGGATTTTTGTCGGGTACCGTTATTACGATAAGAAAAACATTACGCCGCTGTTTCCGTTTGGCCACGGGCTCAGCTACACCACGTTCAGCTACTCGGAGCTGGCAGTGGACAGCAGGACGATTCACGATACCGATGTACTGCATGTGTCGGTGAAGGTAACGAATACCGGTTCCCGTAAAGGTCAAGAAGTCGTACAGCTGTATGTAAGAGATGTGGAAAGCTCGGTGATCCGGCCGGAGAAAGAATTAAAGGGCTTTGATAAAATCGAACTTGAGCCGGGCGAATCCCAGGTCGTTACGTTTGAGCTGAACAAGCGCAGTTTCGCTTATTACGATACGGATTTGCGGCAGTGGACGGTGGAATCGGGCGATTTCGAGCTGCTGGTCGGCCGCTCGTCGCGGGACATCGTATTGTCCGAGACGGTAAACGTGTTGTCTACAACTACAAAAAGCGAACCGTATCACCGTAATTCCACGCTGTCCGAGGTTGGCCAAACCACCGCGGGCGAAGCATTCGTAAATCAATTGATCGCGGCCTTGCCTTTTGCAGAAGGCCTTGCACAGGAGCATACCGCTATGCTGCGCGCTTTTATGGAGCATATGCCGCTTCGCGGACTGATTTCGTTCAGCGGGGGCAAATTTACGGAAAAGGAACTGGCGGCACTCGTGCAGCGTCTGAATGAACAGGAGGCAGGCGAATGAATGCTCCAGCTTATTTCTATCCGCAGCCGGGCCGCTATATAAGCTCGGGAGATAGCTCGCCTGCAGCTGCACGTTTTAACGTGCAGGCCGCTAGCGCCGAAGCGGAAAGGCTTGCGAGCGCGGCCGGCGTCAGCGCGGTGCTGGCATCTTCTGTGACAGCCAGTGCTGGCGGCTGCTCAGAGGAACAACCGGTGCTTCCTGCGGTTATCGAATACCGCGAAGTGCTGCATCCGCAAGGCTACGTGCTCGAATGGAACGCAGACGGGCTGCGTCTCGCTGCCAGTACCGTGCAAGGCTTGCATTACGCGCTAATAACCGTTCAGCAAATGATGGATGGACAACAGGGACAGTGGGCGCATTGCGTGATTGAAGACGAGCCGGCGTTTCCGGTACGGGGCGTCATGCTGGACATCGGACGCAATAAAATTCCGAAGATGGAAACGCTGTTTGCATTCATCGACCGGCTCTCTGCTCTCAAAATAAATCATCTGCAACTATATATGGAAGGCTACAGCTTCGAATATCCCCAATATGCGGCGTTATTTCCCGAGGCTACGCCATTAACGGCAGCCGAATACCGCGAGCTGGATGCGTATGCCGCATCCCGGTTTATCGATCTTGTGCCAAGCCAGAATTGTCTTGGCCATATGTGGCCGTGGTTATCCAAGCCGGAGTTCCGCGAGCTGGCCGAGCATCCGGACGGCATGCCGACGCCTTTCCCGTTCAAAATGCCGCCCACGACGTTAAATCCGGTTGATGCACGTTCGTCCGCTTTAGCCGAAGAGCTGTTTGGCGAGCTTCTGCCGAACTTTTCCTCCGGCTATGTCAACTTGAACATGGACGAGCCGTTTGGCCTGGGCACCGGCGCCAGCAAGCCGCGAGCCGACGAGATTGGCGTCGGCGGGCTGTATATGGAATACGCGGAGCAAATGTTTGCAATCGCCCGCCGCCATGGCAAAAAACCGCTGATGTGGGGGGATGTGCTGACTCATCATCCGGAGCTGGTGAAGCAGCTGCCGGCGGATGTAACCGTTCTGCATTGGAATTACGACGCGCCGATTCCGTATGAACCGCATTGTAAAATGCTGCACGAGCATGCTGTCCGGTATTATGTATGCCCCGGGACCAGTTCATGGTCATCGCTATCGGGGCGGACGGACAACATGCTGGCCAATATCGCCGATGCCGCCAAAAATGGCAAAGCTTACGGCGCAGCAGGGCTTGTTGTTGCCGACTGGGGAGATGCCGGGCATTGGCAGGTGCCATCCGTCAGCTACCCGGGTTACGCCTATGCAGCAGCAGTCAGCTGGCAGACGGAAGCCAACCTTGAACGGATGGAACCACTGGAGCATCATGTGTCACACCGGATGCTGCAGGACCGCAGCGGTAAGGGAGGCGGCTTGCTTCTGAAGCTGGGACGGTATTACCATCTGGAGCGCTGCACGATTGAGAATAACACCTATACCAGCTTCCTGCTTAATCACGGCTTGTCTTCGCTGGAGCAGCTGGAACAGGATACTGCGATGCTGCCCCGGATTGCCAAGCTTCTTGGCGGCGTGGGCACTCCGTTCCAGCTGGATTACCGCTACGAGGAGCTTGCGTCGTGGGTGCGTGCATGCCAAGAGGAAGTTCTAGGGCTTGATCTGGCTGGAGCGGACGCGGATACCGTCACAGATGAACTGCTGAATACGTTAAGGCTGATCCATCACGGCGCAAGGCTGCACCGGTATATCCATATGCAGCATTCTATCGATCCGCAGGCCGAAATGCTGGAGCTAGGGGAGCTGCAATCAGAGCTGCAAACGATAGGAAAGGAATTCGAACGTTTATGGCTCGCAAGGAATCGCGAAGGCGGACTAGCCTCCAGCACAGCTGCGTTTCGCAAGCTGCTGCAGCAGTATGAGGAGCGGCAGCGGGAGCTGCACCCGCATAACGGGATCATGTTATGATGGTAGGTAAAACGACGCCGTCGTAGCAGCCGCATTGTGAGCATTCCGAGGTTAATGGTACACGGCCTGAGATAGGGCGGATGTCGTGTTCTTACTTCCTATCGTGGCTGGTTTCACAATGGTATCTACGAAAGTCTTTGGCAAAACGTGCAGCCCCAGCGTAACTATCGTTGGGATCTGCACGTTTTTTAGTTGTGCCTACACGAGGATGCCGCAAAGAGAGAAAACATCACAGCCCAATCAGAAGGAGCTTCAACTATCTGGCTTCATCTTATGTTACTATCAAAATGTTCCTATTAAATAGGAATAGAAGATTCAGCTTGTCGGCATGAATACGAATAAAAGGATGGATACATACATGAAAGATTACCGGTTACGATTAGACGGTGCATTGGACGAGCTGTGGGAGCCGCTGTGGCGCCGGCCGATTCGGCTGTTCCCGGAGGAGAAGGCGCTCCTGCGCAGCAAAACCATTCGCCGGCTGCAATTCGTCCGGCACGGCGGCGCTTCCTTTATCAACACGCACCACACTTACAGCAGGCTGCAGCATACGCTTGGCGTATTTGCGCTTGCCGCGCATTTTGACCCGGATAACCGGGTTTTGCGGGCTGCCGCTTTGCTGCACGACACGGGACACGCCCCGTTCAGCCATACCTTCGAATCGCTGGAAGGAGTGGATCATCATCTCTGGACGCGGGATGCGGTATTTGCAGAGGAGATCGCAGCCATATTGGACGGCGCCAAGCTCGACCCTGAACTTATCTTGGATTATATTGACGGGGCGCAGCGCAGCCTGCTTCGGAACAAGGACGGCGTATTGCATGCGGACCATCTCGATTCCTATGTGCGAAGCGCCTACAATGGCGGTTACTTGCCAGTTCCGGCCGGAGAGCTGCTGAGAGGGATGAGCTACCGGGACGGGCATCTGGATTTTGAGCTGCCAGCCGGCAGGATCGTAACCGGGCTTATTGAAGAAGAAGCGCGCATGCATGGGTCTCTCGCCAATATCGGCATAAATGCAATGATGAGAAAACTTGCGCGCCAGCTGTTTGCCGAAGGCAAAATTCATGCAGCCGAGCTGCCACAAATGCTGGATGCCCATATCGAGCAGCTGCTTCTTAGTGAAGACCGCACACGTGAAAACTATGAAATGCTGCTGTTGGAATCATGGCGCATTCGGGTATCGCGAGAGCAGCCGGATGTTGCCGCCGAGCAGGCTGTATTGCATAAGCTGTATTTGTCGATGCCGCTGGTTGACGGTATCTCAATAGCGGAGATTTCGCCCCAAATCCGGGCAATGCTTCAAGCACTTGAACAGATGCTGGGCGCTTATTATGTCTGGCTGGAAAAGCGGGAAGGGGCACTGATGCGCTCTGCCGAGATGTTGGGAGTGTAAAAGAAACCTACATAGGAAAGGCCGATTATACAACGGTGTATTGTAACAGAGAGCAGCTGTAGTAACTTGTTCAAAAAGGGGATGTAAAACTTATGCAAATCGTGCAGTTTTATAACGATCCTGTGATGTTTACAAAAGCAGAAAACCTCTATGCGACACAAAATAAGCGGCTGAAACAATTGCTGCCTGATGCTGACATTCAGCATGTAGGCAGCACAGCGATTCCCGGGTCGTTGACGAAGGGGGATTTGGACATTCAAGTGAGAGTTACCATGGAGCAATTTGAACAAGCAGTTCAATTGCTCTCAGCGCAATATGTCATTAACGAGGGCAGCTCGCAAAGTGAATTTTTTCGAGCTTTTAAGGACGATACAACAGATCCTCCCTTAGGCATTCAATTAACAGTAATGGGTTCGGAAGCTGATTTCTTTTATAAATTTCGCGAAGTGTTACTAATGAATGAGACATACAAAACGAAATATGATGAATTAAAAACCAAATATGAAGGACACAGCATGGAACGATATCGTGATGCCAAAAATGACTTTTTTGAGTGGTTAATGCAAACCCCAGAGTATAACAGCATTATTTAACCATCGTCCAAGTTCTCCCGGGTCGTAACGGCTGTCTTCCGGTAAAGGTTGCTCAGCGTTCCGTTATAGAGCTCCAGTAGTAAATTTGAACAGGAGTATTCCCTACGATCGATAACCAATTTTTATTTTTGAATGGCGGCAGTTACAAAAAAGGGCCATTAACGCCGGCACAATTTCAGCATCAAGCTTATTTGGCCGCCAGACTCCCAGACTCTGAGGCGAACCATTCATGAATGCATCTGTAAAGCTGCCCCTGCTTGATGATAGAATAGAAAAAGAGAAACGGTTTCTATCTATCCAAAATCTATCTAACCAAAAAAGCAGATCAAACAGAGAGAGGTGCTTGGATCATGTCAGGCGATCACCGTTTTATATCTCAAGCTGTTTTGAAAGCGATTGCGGACCGTGTGGTCCCGGAAGACGTTTGGCCATCAGCAACGCAAGCTGGCGTACTCGCTTACCTGGAGCGCCGCGCAGAAGAGGATCCCGCTTCTTGGGCAAAGCTTATCGAGCCTGGCCTTCAAGCGGCAGAGGCCGAGGCAGAAGCCCGTTACGTCCGTTCATTCGCGAAATTGTCGGCGCAAGAGATGGACCATCTGCTTTATGATGTGGAACAGGCTAAAGTAAAAGGATGGCCTGTTTCGCCAAAGCTGTTTTTTGACACGTTGGTCAGCTATGTCGTAGAAGGTTATTACGGCAAACCCGAAGCCGGCGGAAACCTCGGCGGCAAGTCATGGGAGATGATCGGCTTTCGGCCGGGACCGGTATCGGGAACCAAGACGCCAGTGGAAGAAGCGGATTTGCCGCAGCGATCGTTGGATCAGCTGCGGGACCGGTACGATGCGGTTGTTGTCGGAGCCGGAGCAGGCGGCTCTGTTGCTGCGGCTGTGCTGGCTGAAGCAGGATTAACCGTCCTTGTTATCGAACGGGGCAGCTGGCTGAACTATGGAGAGGTTGGCCGCGATCATTTGCGCAATCACCGGATCAGCAAATACGGGCATAATACCGGGCCGGCGCTGGAAGGCCATTCCCGGACGATTATATGGCCCGGTGGAGAAGAGCGGATCACTGCTCCGTTTGAAGGTGACTATCATAATAACGCCATGACGGTAGGGGGCGGTACGCGAGTTTACGGTGCGCAAGCATGGCGCTTTCATCCGGAAGATTTTCGGATGGCTTCCCGTTACGGCATCCCGGAAGGGAGCTCGCTTGCTGATTGGCCGATAACCTACGAGGACCTTGAGCCGTATTATGATCGCGCGGAATGGGAAGTTGGCGTCTCCGGGCGCGGCAGTGCCCACTCCGGGCGCGGCAAACGCGGGCGGAATTATCCGATGCCCGAATTTCCCAATACAACGGAAGTGGATGTATTGGCTAAAGCGGCAGCCAAGCTCGGATGGGAATCCGGACCGGTACCGCTGCTGATCAATACGATTGAGCGGGACGGCCGTCCGGCATGCGGGCGCTGCGGCGAATGTGTCGGATTTGCTTGCCCAACAAACAGCAAAAACGGCGGACATAATACGATGCTGGTGCGGGCGCTGGCAACAGGCCACTGCGATCTCATTTGCGACACACTCGTGGAGCGGATCGAAACGGAAGGCGGAAAACATGCGACAGGCGTAAGGCTTGTGCAGGAAAGAGCAGGAGTCATTCAGCGCCGCCATGTGCAGGCAGGACATGTCGTAGTCGCGGCCGGCGCAATCGAAAGCGCAAGGCTGCTGCTGAACTCGGCAAGCGACGCAGAGCCGTACGGCATCGGCAACCGGAACGGGCAAGTCGGAAGAAATCTTCAAGGCCATGTGTATTCCGGCGCTTACGGCATTTTTGATGAGCCGATTCAGGACGGTCTCG encodes the following:
- a CDS encoding beta-N-acetylhexosaminidase is translated as MNAPAYFYPQPGRYISSGDSSPAAARFNVQAASAEAERLASAAGVSAVLASSVTASAGGCSEEQPVLPAVIEYREVLHPQGYVLEWNADGLRLAASTVQGLHYALITVQQMMDGQQGQWAHCVIEDEPAFPVRGVMLDIGRNKIPKMETLFAFIDRLSALKINHLQLYMEGYSFEYPQYAALFPEATPLTAAEYRELDAYAASRFIDLVPSQNCLGHMWPWLSKPEFRELAEHPDGMPTPFPFKMPPTTLNPVDARSSALAEELFGELLPNFSSGYVNLNMDEPFGLGTGASKPRADEIGVGGLYMEYAEQMFAIARRHGKKPLMWGDVLTHHPELVKQLPADVTVLHWNYDAPIPYEPHCKMLHEHAVRYYVCPGTSSWSSLSGRTDNMLANIADAAKNGKAYGAAGLVVADWGDAGHWQVPSVSYPGYAYAAAVSWQTEANLERMEPLEHHVSHRMLQDRSGKGGGLLLKLGRYYHLERCTIENNTYTSFLLNHGLSSLEQLEQDTAMLPRIAKLLGGVGTPFQLDYRYEELASWVRACQEEVLGLDLAGADADTVTDELLNTLRLIHHGARLHRYIHMQHSIDPQAEMLELGELQSELQTIGKEFERLWLARNREGGLASSTAAFRKLLQQYEERQRELHPHNGIML
- a CDS encoding HD domain-containing protein; its protein translation is MKDYRLRLDGALDELWEPLWRRPIRLFPEEKALLRSKTIRRLQFVRHGGASFINTHHTYSRLQHTLGVFALAAHFDPDNRVLRAAALLHDTGHAPFSHTFESLEGVDHHLWTRDAVFAEEIAAILDGAKLDPELILDYIDGAQRSLLRNKDGVLHADHLDSYVRSAYNGGYLPVPAGELLRGMSYRDGHLDFELPAGRIVTGLIEEEARMHGSLANIGINAMMRKLARQLFAEGKIHAAELPQMLDAHIEQLLLSEDRTRENYEMLLLESWRIRVSREQPDVAAEQAVLHKLYLSMPLVDGISIAEISPQIRAMLQALEQMLGAYYVWLEKREGALMRSAEMLGV
- a CDS encoding GrpB family protein; its protein translation is MQIVQFYNDPVMFTKAENLYATQNKRLKQLLPDADIQHVGSTAIPGSLTKGDLDIQVRVTMEQFEQAVQLLSAQYVINEGSSQSEFFRAFKDDTTDPPLGIQLTVMGSEADFFYKFREVLLMNETYKTKYDELKTKYEGHSMERYRDAKNDFFEWLMQTPEYNSII
- a CDS encoding glycoside hydrolase family 3 C-terminal domain-containing protein, translated to MSGTRDMKAIIAQMTLEEKASLCAGADTWNTRSIERLGIPSIMMTDGPHGLRKQQGSADHLGLFNSVPATCFPSAAGAASSWNRQLIRQMGEALGRECQAENVGVLLGPGVNIKRSPLCGRNFEYFSEDPYLSSEIAAHHIAGVQSQGVGTSLKHFAANNQEHRRMTSDSIVDERTLREIYLASFEGAVKQAQPWTVMSAYNKVNGTFASENEELLTDILKGEWGHEGLVVSDWGAVNERAKGLAAGLELEMPSSHGEGERQIVEAVTGGQLSESKLNEAVERILGVVFKAADNRRPETVVDPEKHHQLAREIARESMVLLKNEDGILPLAKAGTIAVLGAMAQEPRYQGSGSSQIRPTRLDSIRGELEKSAGPAAKLVYAQGYELDGEEPDEALTDEALRAASESSVTILFAGLPRRYESEGFDRQHLRMPQNQVALIQRVAAVQPNLVVVLSNGAPVEMPWLASAKGVLEAYLGGQALGGAVADLLFGDANPSGKLAETFPAKLSDNPSYLFFPGEGNKVEYREGIFVGYRYYDKKNITPLFPFGHGLSYTTFSYSELAVDSRTIHDTDVLHVSVKVTNTGSRKGQEVVQLYVRDVESSVIRPEKELKGFDKIELEPGESQVVTFELNKRSFAYYDTDLRQWTVESGDFELLVGRSSRDIVLSETVNVLSTTTKSEPYHRNSTLSEVGQTTAGEAFVNQLIAALPFAEGLAQEHTAMLRAFMEHMPLRGLISFSGGKFTEKELAALVQRLNEQEAGE
- a CDS encoding GMC family oxidoreductase — protein: MSGDHRFISQAVLKAIADRVVPEDVWPSATQAGVLAYLERRAEEDPASWAKLIEPGLQAAEAEAEARYVRSFAKLSAQEMDHLLYDVEQAKVKGWPVSPKLFFDTLVSYVVEGYYGKPEAGGNLGGKSWEMIGFRPGPVSGTKTPVEEADLPQRSLDQLRDRYDAVVVGAGAGGSVAAAVLAEAGLTVLVIERGSWLNYGEVGRDHLRNHRISKYGHNTGPALEGHSRTIIWPGGEERITAPFEGDYHNNAMTVGGGTRVYGAQAWRFHPEDFRMASRYGIPEGSSLADWPITYEDLEPYYDRAEWEVGVSGRGSAHSGRGKRGRNYPMPEFPNTTEVDVLAKAAAKLGWESGPVPLLINTIERDGRPACGRCGECVGFACPTNSKNGGHNTMLVRALATGHCDLICDTLVERIETEGGKHATGVRLVQERAGVIQRRHVQAGHVVVAAGAIESARLLLNSASDAEPYGIGNRNGQVGRNLQGHVYSGAYGIFDEPIQDGLGPGVQIATFRFEHDHRSGVIGGGLLANEFTRLPLIHWYRALAPDAPRWGIAGKETMRETYLRTSQIQGPIQEIPTPESRVRVSAKVKDRYGLPVAQLSGGVHPESLRSSAFLGEKAGEWLHAAGARKVWITRAGSGLSGGQHQAGTLRMGNDPSTSVTDPTGRVHGYDNLWVSDGSVHVTNGGVNPVLTILALAFRTAENLVKQK
- a CDS encoding glycoside hydrolase family 3 N-terminal domain-containing protein, whose protein sequence is MIGIWHAFAETPRWKLKLQVKVSKKAAYSVDIAMEPLPLSIRMENVTVEGNTVRGTGSAFWKPDEKAEAELKFEQSSFSGRLYIPLFGELQLQGKEGRGPFLSEALMEQIKPYRSGKVVQRTDEQIQAAVEELLSRMSIADKVGQMCQCMASNFSFGGAVATDPPEKLIAEGRAGSVLGAFDINRVFELQKIAVEQSPLGIPLLFNGDIIHGAQTIFPVPLAWSCSWDMEAIREACAIAAKEASASGLMYNHGPMIDITRDPRWGRVVEGAGEDPYLGSLIAKAQVEGFQGSSLLHEETMIACLKHFIGYGAAEGGRDYNTVDLSEGILRNVYLPPFQAGIEAGAGSVMNAFNIYQGVPVAASAELLKGLLRDELGFDGILISDYGAVDEIVQHGYAKDAKEAARLAVNASMDMEMVTRAFDSIPELLHEGKLTEAQLDEAVRRIVTYKYKTGLMDDPFRYIRPEKEREYHFSADHLQSSLELARKSIVLLKNDGVLPLARNAGKIALIGPFADSKDLLGPWQFSRYGHETVTLYEGLQAKGFTEDRLLYAAGCGVNSALEGGIKAAVEQAKQAELVVLALGEGSEMSGEAASRMSLELPAVQRELAEAVISAGKPVVLVLTSGRPLVLDWFERHANAIVETWFLGSQAGHAIADVLLGQYNPSGRLTMSFPAQTGQVPVYYNQFRTGRPQTAANASEKYISKYLDGPNEPLYPFGYGLSYTSFEYSGLSLDQNQIKPGETLRASVTVKNAGTQTGEETVQLYIQDVYGSIVRPVKELKGFAKAVLEAGESRQIVFEISSSDLAFWTPAGGYVTEPGDFRVMIGSNSRDVQTASFELIQP